In the genome of Pristis pectinata isolate sPriPec2 chromosome 10, sPriPec2.1.pri, whole genome shotgun sequence, one region contains:
- the LOC127575180 gene encoding uncharacterized protein C6orf163-like produces MDASNTEQKQSVEEAKSAVFVWALKEKKEAVKNALLVAEQQKNNELEILKNKHINEIKEEVEKTKTRMQWEYQQEARKEREAEEKRLAHEIQQTLQKCEAEKEKAVHEAIEEQKAIASQNLNELVSELKIDADRQKEAVLQESLQSQRAEYEKIIVQEVAKARQEEKELAEGPILLLQSRHQSEIDQLKHLLCDKDVNLKEVYEHVETMTVLELELEMELREIRQAFQDYINLTFPNLPPEQVEFILPSRPMCRDSSNPLRGCKAHKAQKRPQK; encoded by the exons ATGGATGCATCTAATACTGAACAGAAGCAGTCTGTGGAGGAAGCAAAatcagcagtttttgtttgg GccttgaaagagaaaaaagaagcaGTGAAAAATGCTCTCCTTGTGGCTGAACAGCAAAAGAATAACGAGTTGGAGATATTAAAGAATAAACACATTAATGAAATAAAG GAAGAAGTAGAAAAAACCAAGACCAGGATGCAGTGGGAATATCAGcaggaagccagaaaggaacGAGAGGCTGAAGAAAAACGCCTGGCTCATGAAATCCAGCAGACACTTCAGAAATGTGAAGCTGAAAAGGAAAAGGCTGTACATGAAGCAATAGAAGAACAAAAGGCTATTGCATCACAAAACCTTAATGAATTAGTATC AGAGTTAAAAATTGATGCTGACCGTCAGAAAGAAGCTGTGCTACAAGAATCTCTGCAGAGCCAGAGAGCGGAGTATGAGAAAATAATTGTACAAGAAGTAGCTAAAGCTCGCCAAGAAGAGAAGGAATTAGCTGAGGGCCCCATTCTTCTCTTACAAAGCAGACATCAGTCCGAAATAGACCAGTTAAAACACTTGCTGTGTGATAAAGACGTTAATCTCAAAGAGGTTTATGAGCATGTGGAAACTATGACCGTCTTAGAACTGGAGCTGGAGATGGAGCTACGGGAGATAAGACAAGCTTTCCAGGACTATATTAATCTCACTTTTCCAAATTTACCTCCAGAACAGGTAGAATTCATCCTCCCATCTCGACCGATGTGCAGAGATTCCTCCAACCCTTTGCGTGGTTGCAAGGCCCACAAAGCTCAGAAACGTCCACAAAAATAA
- the LOC127574811 gene encoding speckle-type POZ protein encodes MSRVPSPPPPAEMSSGPVAESWCYTQIKVVKFSYMWTINNFSFCREEMGEVIKSSTFSSGANDKLKWCLRVNPKGLDEESKDYLSLYLLLVSCPKSEVRAKFKFSILNAKGEETKAMESQRAYRFVQGKDWGFKKFIRRDFLLDEANGLLPDDKLTLFCEVSVVQDSVNISGQNTMNMVKVPECRLADELGGLWENSRFTDCCLCVAGQEFQAHKAILAARSPVFSAMFEHEMEESKKNRVEINDVEPEVFKEMMCFIYTGKAPNLDKMADDLLAAADKYALERLKVMCEDALCSNLSVENAAEILILADLHSADQLKTQAVDFINYHASDVMETSGWKSMVLSHPHLVAEAYRSLASAQCPFLGPPRKRLKQS; translated from the coding sequence ATGTCAAGGGTACCGAGTCCTCCACCTCCGGCTGAAATGTCAAGTGGGCCTGTGGCAGAGAGCTGGTGCTATACCCAGATAAAAGTCGTGAAGTTCTCCTATATGTGGACGATCAACAATTTCAGTTTTTGCCgggaggaaatgggagaagtTATCAAGagctcaactttctcatctggaGCAAATGATAAATTGAAATGGTGCCTCCGAGTGAACCCTAAGGGTTTAGATGAGGAAAGTAAAGATTACCTATCACTCTACCTGCTGCTAGTCAGCTGTCCAAAAAGTGAAGTCAGAgcaaaatttaaattctccattcTGAACGCAAAAGGTGAAGAAACTAAGGCAATGGAAAGCCAAAGGGCATATCGATTTGTGCAAGGAAAAGACTGGGGTTTTAAGAAATTTATTCGAAGAGATTTCCTTTTGGATGAGGCTAATGGACTCCTTCCTGATGACAAGCTCACATTGTTCTGTGAAGTTAGTGTGGTCCAGGATTCGGTGAATATCTCAGGCCAGAACACCATGAATATGGTGAAAGTTCCTGAATGTCGGTTAGCAGACGAGCTTGGAGGATTATGGGAAAACTCTAGGTTTACAGACTGTTGCCTTTGTGTAGCAGGCCAAGAATTTCAAGCACATAAAGCAATTCTCGCAGCTCGTTCCCCGGTCTTCAGTGCTATGTTTGAACATGAAATGGAAGAAAGCAAAAAGAACCGAGTGGAAATTAATGACGTGGAGCCTGAAGTATTTAAGGAGATGATGTGCTTTATTTATACGGGGAAGGCGCCAAATCTTGACAAAATGGCAGATGATTTGCTTGCAGCTGCTGATAAGTATGCTCTGGAACGCTTGAAGGTAATGTGTGAGGATGCTCTTTGCAGCAATTTGTCTGTGGAAAATGCGGCGGAAATTTTAATCCTGGCAGATCTACACAGTGCAGATCAACTCAAAACTCAAGCAGTAGACTTCATAAACTACCATGCATCTGACGTAATGGAAACATCTGGTTGGAAGTCTATGGTCTTGTCCCACCCTCATCTGGTGGCTGAAGCTTACCGGTCACTAGCATCAGCACAATGCCCTTTCCTTGGTCCTCCCCGCAAGCGGCTTAAGCAGTCCTAA
- the smim8 gene encoding small integral membrane protein 8, giving the protein MSSSPDPTDARTEPQKTTGYKSPGLRGIRTTSLFRAVNPELFIKPNKPVMAFGLLTITLCVSYIAYLNATTENKDLYEAVDSEGTRYTRRKTSKWE; this is encoded by the exons ATGTCATCTTCACCCGACCCTACTGATGCAAGGACAGAGCCTCAAAAGACTACTGGTTATAAAAGTCCAGGACTGAGGGGAATACGAACCACCAGCCTTTTCCGAGCTGTTAATCCTGAGCTCTTCATCAAACCT AATAAACCAGTGATGGCTTTTGGACTACTGACCATAACGCTTTGTGTGAGTTATATTGCTTATTTGAATGccacaacagaaaacaaagatttATATGAAGCAGTTGATAGCGAAGGAACAAGATACACAAGGCGAAAGACATCAAAGTGGGAATGA